The genomic interval gcgagagaaacgtttCTCTGAACTCTCCATGGTCGGCTAGACAGAGGCGCCACTGCCAGAGCCTGAAAAATGTCcagggagaacagagagtGGATGCACTCACATGAAGTCTGGAgggcgacagcgaagcgaACAGCGAGggcctgcgtctcttcctaAGTGTCTGTATGGATCCCCCGAGACTCGCAGCACCGCGCGACGACGTGGAATTAGACCGAaactgtctcctgtctgtcaCAAGATAGTAGAGCAAATGCCATAGCGTTTACCGCAGATCCTCGAAGCTGATCGGCGACGGTCGAGCTCCACCGACCCTGTCGACAGCCCACTGCAGGAGGGagggtgtctctcctcgtcgtctcttctgccgctCTTCCCCCAAGTCCGCCGCCTCTTCCTGCAGAGCTTCGAGGATCCCAGGCGGCGGCGCGCGCAGCGCCAAACGCGGGGACGGCACGAGCAGAAGGCAACGCAagcgcgccttctctgccgcatgcagccacaCTGCGCCAAAGGggctgcagacgcagagcgcAAACGGAGCGGACGTCGCAGGAGAATAggccgaagagagagaagcaggacgaggcgaagaagactgaagaggagacagctgcggagaagaacgcgaaggaggagTGCCGCGGTCCGAGACCGTCGCGGCGCagggcggagacgcagactcCGCAGAGGTGGGCAAAGAACGCGCAGCCAAGACAGACCCACAGAGAACAGTCAGGAGAGGCTCCAGCTCTCCTGGGTGGAAGAGCGCGGCTGCAGAGGCGCGaagcggaggcgaaggcagcgagacaaaggagaagcgaactCTGGAGGCAGCCGAGAGAaccgaggaagacagagtcAACGGAGGGCTCTGTCGCGAGGACGCTAACGCCGACAGCAGACGGACGAGGTCTTCGCCTCCCGCAAGACGCCTTTGGTAAGCCTCCTCTGCAGATATGCACTCGAACGCACACAGTGGCGAAGACGCCGAACAACAGCTCGACGAAGCGCGAAAAGAAGATGCgggaaaagacgaagaagaaggaaatggagaagagTAGACAGGAGATGTGGGCGAGAAAGCCTCGATGAGCGGTTTGATCCAACACTGGTGTGTGGCGAAGATGATTTCGAGAATGACTGTTGGGAAGCCCTGTTCGCCGTCactttgtctctccctcgttctcctcagatgatgcgcttcttctccctcggtgtttcgtcgcctctcccatgctctctgctcttcttctctccgttttctcttcatttcttcctccgttatttccttctgtgcatgtccctcctcctcttcacctcctttcgccttctgtgttttcttctcgctctcggtGCTTTCCCTAGCACAGCTGCCTTCTGTTCCCGCCAGAAGCCTTCGTCCTTGCGAGCTTCGCCCTGCTCGCTTgtccccttcctctccatgttctttctttcctttctgctctctcgactgcggcttgtcgacttctctgtgtctctcgctctcctcgagCGTCCTCACGTCGccgcgcgtcttctcggcGTTGACAGcgccctctctgctgcccccattttcttcggcgtcttctctcgccgcgtCTGCGGGAGTGACCAGCTCGCGAGCGCCAGGCCGGTCTGCGGATTCTGGACACCGCCGCTTTCCTTTtcggcttcctcgttctccgtGCGACGCAGGGAGCGCGGCCCGAACGCCCGCGTCGAAGAGGTGCAAAGCCACCGAAAAAAGCGGAAGGACGTCTCCCCAGGTCCCCAGAGCGATGAAGAGGACAGAGCCTCCCCaaagggagacgcgagctGTCTCCATTTTTCcgcgcgcagagagacgggggCTTGCGGGTGCATGCCGAAGTTGAGGCCCCCAGGCGTCTCCCAGCCGTGATGGAGGAGTGCAGAGATTTACGACCGAGACCGGCTGTCCAGTCGACGCGCTCTCCAAAAATAATCTGCGGCTGCGAGAGACCTACGCGCGCCTGTGCGCGCCGACGCATCCacgcgcctttcttctgcgcggCGCTTCTGGACGGCGCCGAGAGATTCCGACGGAGACAACAAGACTCAGAGAATCAAAATGGCAGCGGCGAGAACCAGAAAGACATCGACAAGGAGAGaccgacgaagagagcgaggtcCACTAGGTGAGAAAGAGctccagaaagagagagtcgcagaaagggagacgcgcAGAAGGTCGACAACACGCACTCCTCGCACAGATCGCAAGGTGCGAAGTGAAGCGCGGCGCTGCATGATGGAGCATGCGTTTTTCAATCGCGCTGGACAGGGAAGAGCGCAGACGCGGCagcagaaagaggcagaggcgagaagaaggaaacctgcgagaagacgagtcgcgagaagcgcgagaaaggaCGGAGAAATACGAGGAAGCCAAGGACTCGCCAGAAGCTGGGAGGATACGCGGTGGCCGACCTCGCGGCGAAGAATCAAGGATTGCTCGAGAActccagaagaaggaagcaacaGCAACAACGtaggacggagacagaagagaagcacgaagaaagaaatgtGGAAATCCGTAGCTCGACGTGTGGTCTGGGGCGCGCGGCCGCGTGTATCGCCGGAatcttcgctgtctccgttgtctctttttctccttttttgtaTGAGGGAAGAAAGGTTTTTTCGAAGAATCAGCTTTGGCGAGTAGAGAGGGGAGATTTCCTGTTGCTTCGCAGAATCAAGACGTTTTTTCATCAGAAAGGGAAGCAAATTTCCATCCCCAAGATTCGATTTTCCTCGACCCCCAGGTGACCCGCATGGGGCGCAGCGCGTCGATGCTGCTCAACAGCTTTTTTCGAAACAGAGATAATGAAATGAGTCTTGTGCGTGCGTACTTGCCTTTCGACTCCTCATTTCCTGTGAAGGAGGCCATTTTTTGCAGCTGGTGCCGCCACACTGTCAGGTCCGCCTTTTCACACGGCGTTTCTCAAACACTCTTTGAAATCGAAGTACCTCGGAACCTTTGAAAACGCGGATATCCTTTCAACCTACTGGTGCGCGTTGGCAAGGCTCAGATGAAAACGCAAAGACGGAGCACTGCTTGCGAGTTGAATAGGAGTTTCGTACTGCTGTCTGTCTGCAGGTCTGAGTTTTTTTGTGAACGTTTCTCCGTCCTTCCTGAGCAGACCCGTCGAAGAAGCTAAATGGCACACTGAAAAAATCGAGGTTCGCACGGTGCCGTCGAGCCGAACGCGCCGGTTCCGCATCAGTTGAGAGTGTCATGCGTCGAGAACGTGTGAAGAGCCAGCATGTGTAGGGAAAAGACTGCCGAGACAGAACTCCTGAAAGGTGCAGTTTCCTCAGAGAGGGGAGCTCAGGCCTtctggagaaaggaagataccaagcacagaagaaaacagaacgaTGGCGGCGCAAACCGTCTGATCGCACGAGGATACACGCGTCCTCTACACAGCGGACCTGCGTATatgcacagagacgcagTGCCTGTTCAAACCAGGGAGTACTTTGTACACGAACAGAAGGCTCCTCAAAAGACACATATCTCTTCACCAACGCGCGGATATTTATACATTTGTAGTTCTGTCTTCACGCGGATGttcacagacagacagacagagcggTGGCATCAAACGTTGATGGTCGTGTGTTTCATGTTTTCTGTGTAGAGTTCCGCCCAAGTCCACCAACGAGGAAGCTCCAGCATGTGGCGAttcgagagagcgaagcggaCTGCGATAAGGACCCTTTTGTGAATGCTGTCAAGCTGTGTCTGTCAGCGGTGCTTCCTAGACatgaaaaaacgcagaaaaagcaaaagatGCGCTTTCCTAAATCTGTGGACCCCCCGCTCTCGCCGGTGAAGCTCGGACTCTGCAAGACGGTTTTTCGGCCATCTTGGAGCGTGCGTATGCAgtgcgaaggcgagagaggatTTTCCGGCACAGAGAAGGGCAAACCGTTTTTAGAAAGAGGCGTTTTTTACTCCGACCGTCACGACCCAGACAAGCAGCGCGTGGGCTTCTCTGACTGAGAAGGCCGACGCCCCAACGGAGTTGTGTTCACTTTCTTGAGAGTTCTCCGGAAAAAAAGCCATATGAGGCTCTCGTGCGAGGCCCATACGGAGAGGGCGGAGCTTTCGGAATGGGAGGGATCAAATCTGACAGTTGTCTGACGAGGAATAGGAAATGGAAAGAAGAACTGATCCAGCCATCCAAGAGGGGCGTTGCGAGCTCTGCGTTCAGCTTGCTAGGCAAGGCGACTGCTCTAAAGTGCCTTTTCGGGTCTCTTGACACAGACGaaagttttctttcttggCAGAAACTAAAATCAAACTCGAAGGCATCGTGCTGAAGGTCACACGCGACTCTGTCCCAGAAGATTCTTCctcgcggagacgccggtcccagcagacgaggaaaagtCGCAGAGCTCGAGAGGGCTGGGCAGGAGGCAGAAAGCCAGAAAGCGAGAGTGCAGACGCACGCCTCCACGAAACGAGGcgcagcagaaaacgaaggaggaAGTCGGAGGGAGCGAAACGGGACTCAGACGAATCCGACTCGACAGACGCGACCGACGGAACGAGCAAACGCGAAAGttgagaagacgcgagacaggaaagaaaggagagatgGTGACAGGAGACGacaaaagcgagaagaattGAGTacggaaagacgagaagacgaaacagctCCGAAACGAGCatagagaaagagagaaaacgggcACCTCAAACGGACAAAGATGGAAATCACAATTTAACAAGACAACCGAAGAAACTCCACAAGAAAGCAAGCGATCCGAGGTGGCAGACATGCCAGCCACACGACACACAGTGCGGTGCGGCCATCTCTGCCTCCCGCGTTCTGTACACCGTAAACCTCAAAccttcttcaacttctcCGCGCTGGTCTCTCGCCGCGTCTGTCGCGCGTCACCTCTGGAGGTTTCCCCGCGTCCTCCTCCAGGCACCGTGTGACGACTGTCGGGCAACATGCTTCCGAGGAATATAAACTACGTTTCCTCTGAATATAGACTACGTTTCCTCTGGGAGTCCCCGTCGTTTCCATCGTTTCGACAAACGGCAGTCGAGTGGGGAGGCTTCAGCGCAGCAGTCTTCGCAAACTGccttctcccctccctcGCGCTTTTCACCTCCCGCGTAGTTGTCAGCCGATTTCTTTGCTCGCGCCTATCTTCACCGCGGTAGTTCCCTGCTCTCCACCACGACTCGCGGGTGCTCTGCCCTTCGCATCGCCTCCGTGTCAACTTGAATTACTTCGCTAGAAAAACGAACGcgcaaacagaagaaacacagggGCGCATGTtcccttctccaccttctaAACAGAccaaggaaggaaacgcacaCACAACGTACCGTCGAACTGGCAGTCTTCGTGTAAACATGCCTGCAGGTGCAAGTGGACAGAACCAGTGCGTTTAACTCGGAGAAGCGCTTCCTCGGAAAAAGCTTGGAAGTCCTGCCGTCTCGGAGATAAGCTGACGAGCCTCTCCCAGGACGATGAACTTGACTAAAGTCGCGTGTATGAAGAATCCATTTCTCTCGCAGCAGGCGTCTCTGCGCATGAGTGACGAATCCTGTTTTTTcaaagtgcatgcacgccgTTCCGGTTCAAGCAACGGCACCTACAGGCcatgtttcgtttctctcgcgagtGCAACGAAAACAGCTGGGGCCGTAACAAGGTATCGTGAGAGAAAGGGATCTTTTCCAGAGAACCACAGAAAACCTGCAGACCTCCAACCAGCCTTGTGTGGCGCCTTTCAAGGCGACCATCGAATTCGTTGTTCCTCTGAACGAGTTGATCCTCACTTTGAAATGCCGACGTGGAAGAACTCATgcgcctcgtctccgtccgCGTCGACAAACAGCGGTGGCCCAATGTGCTTCAGCCCCTATAAGAAAAAAGTGAACTCGCTCACAGGTCAACAGAAAAATCCTTGTCCACGCTCAGAAGAAAATGCCCATTTCACCTTGGAAGAAGCTCTCACAATATCTTTCACTACGTTTTCTTGCAGTCACTGAAAAAATACACTGTTGACTACCTTGCTACTCAACGTCCAtcccctccctctcgctccACTCCCCCGTGCTCGTTCCAACGCTGGCGTCACCACCGAAACCCACAAGTGTGAGCGTaaatatatacgtatgcagACATGtttatgcatgtatacacacatgATGAACatctacacatatatgcatatatacgcatatgcgTGTgttgacatatatatatatatatatatataaatataaatatatatatatatatatgcatgtgtatatgcatttgCATATATTGATCACCAAATGTGAATGTGATATACTTGGGAGTTTGTGAAGCATATCCATGTCGAAAAATGAATCATACTTCTGCCAATCTCGATATGCACGCCACTCCATTTGCTATCAACGACATGCGGTCAAGCCAAGAAGACGTTTTTCAGCGTCGCTTCATCGCGACAGCCAGTGACGTGTTACGTATTTCTAAGGCCCGCAtattctttttcttcagcgaAAAAGCCTTCATTTGTAGCGCCGCTCTTTGAATCTTGGTCGTGACCCTCTATTTAGAGAATTCTGCACGTACTGCATGAGACTCGGTTTTTAAGAAATGTCctttgtacatatatatatatatattgatgtATTTTTTCGTAAACGGCGGAAAAGACAATAAATGCTTCCTTCTTGCTGTACACCACTCCATTACACTGCGTTTTTTTGAAACAGCTTGAAGCGTTGTAGTTTTTCCACCTGCCTTCACTTTACTGGAACCGCCATTCATTTTATTTTCGACATTGGTTTACGGTGCAGGCACTGACCTGAACGCCTCCCGATCTGGAAGGGTCTTGAACGACGAGAGACGAGCAGTTCGTCAGGAAGCAGCAGtgaggagagggagggggCAGACGGTctttggaggcgaaggaattttctcgtttcttttcttttctttccttacGGGGGTCTCCCccgaagaagctgcagaagcgcGACACCcagcctctcttcgcttgAGAAGCAGACAAAGCCGCAGTCGCGGAGTGACGCGCCTCGGCTCTGGGAAGAGCGCCACGAGCCGCAGAGGCAGACATCACGTTGGCCATCGGTCGGAGctgagaagagcgagagaagagcgcaaGCTCGTACCTGAGAAAGACCTCCGCGATGCACCGGCGCGAGACGACTcggagcgagagacgaaagaagcaaaagccaaagcgagaggaaagagagagcgagaacgagaggcCTTCTCCAAGTGTCGGCACATAAGGGCGGAGTTCTCCGCAGTGACGCAGGCGAGTGCACAAAACCGTTCGGAGACCGACATCGTACTTCCCTGCAGTTGCTGCAGTCCCCCTAAACGCACCCCTATGGCCTGTTACAGGCAGAGAGGCCCCCGAACGGTGGATGGAAACTGAGACAACAAAAAAAAAGTAGAAAGTGCACGAGATGCCGAGGTTAGGTACGCCTCGACGCCTCCGTCATTTAAAAGGAAATCGGCACTGCCACAACGGTGGACTACGCGATCCTGCCCGTACTCACGTTTGCTGCGAAGCTGCAGTCGTTAAAAACAGTGTGGGTGGCAGACTCACCAGGGACCAGCGAagagcctgcatgcagaggaaaaaggagtcCGAAGCCTCGAGGCCCGGCACCCCTCGAGcttgaagagagaaaagcgagtctgcgggagagagaagcgttgCGTCTCGCGAGAGACTGtgccgaagaagcagcagcagaagacagagagcttcgaagaactgcagagagacggacggaTAGTCAGGCAGCAGCTGGAGCGGCACCAGGGCTGTGGCGTACAAGCACAGCCATGAGGAGGgatggagaaggcgaaacgaagacaATGACTCAGGAGACCAGAGAGACGCCCACCAAGGCGCCGCGGACGCAGAGGCGCGCGCTTCCGGGAGAAACGCCTGCGGTCTAGCGGAGAACTGGTAGAGGAGCGGCAGGCCGACAGTCTGGTCAGCcgcaaaaaaagacaagcgaACAAGGAGTGGAGATCCACAGAGGCACCCGAGGTCGCGTCACGTTCGTTGATGTCCCACCGGTTCACCTACGTTTGCTTGGAACCGATAGTCATTAACAATGGTGGAGTTTTTCAGAGTGCATTCCTGCGTTTTATCTGGAGTCGTAGAAAACGACTACGTGATGGAACAAGCAGAGCGTCTGCTAGACATCAACACTATAAACTGCGGAAACCACTATAAAGGTGGGCTCCACGCCGCCCCCCTGTCTGGGGCAATAATTAACTATGTCCACCTGCGCGTCTGCGTTGATCCTCGTCTGGAACGTCTGCCTGAAACTCtcaaagagaagcgaactcTGAAACGACTTCGCACAGCAAAGCCAGACGTCCACCAAGGGgcgcaacgcatgcaagcaaATAGATTCATCTCTGCAAACGCAGACGTACACAAACGCAGAAATGCACAAGTACGTATTTCTTGAGTATTCTCAAGTTCCAGCAGATATCCACACACATGGGCGTTTCCTTCCCCTATCACTTGCGTCCGAAAAATACCTACGGAGATGACTAAGACGTCGGCGAGTCTCCAGAGCagcgtctgtctccagtcTGCTCCCTCTCCCCAGTGCCTGCCGACTTGGTCCTCGAAGCGCCAGACGCGACAGCCAAACGTCTCCTTGATCTCTTCCTGCGGACTCTGGCCCGGGGTCTGGAAACTCTGGCCCAGGGCCAGACTTTTGGCTGTCTCATCagcctcttcgttttccctcgATTCTCCCCCGCGTCTTTtgcctcccttcttcccgtGAGGCGCCCCAGCACCTCCCGCGCTAACCGATGAAGAAACAATTGTCTCAGTCTTATTCGGCAAAGCGGGATGGTTGCCGGCCGCCTCTGCGAAGGGGGTGGAGGCGACAGGACGATGGTTTAGAGCGGCGAGAATTcgccacagagacagcacgGCCTGGACGAGGAGCCCCAGTGTCGCGACCGCGGCATAGTTGGCGCCGAGACAACGTCGAACTTCAGGCCATCCGGAGGAAATAATGGAGTCCCATGACCCTTGAGACAGGGTGGGGAAGCTGCTGGCGGGAGATTCACTCGCAAAACGTCTTCTTGGGAGGCCGGAGAAAGGCTCTTCAGCGTCCTCCAGCAAGGTCGTAGGGGTCgatgagaaaaaaacgaaagacgcAGCGGAGGCACACAGCAGCAGAACCGGGGGAAGGAAGGCGTATACCTGAACGAATTCAGAGCGGAGTCAAGAGGCTCCGAATGATCGGAGAAGTCGAACAGACTGTACCTGACGGGGACACAACCCGGGGAAATTCGCGCGAATTCTCAAGCAAAGAACGTTGGCAATATCAGAAGGTACGCAACATGACCCAACATGAGGCAGGATCGGAGAAAAAGTCGACGCGCTCTTTGGGGGATCTGCCGAACCGCacgcaaagaagagacactttGGCTCCACGTACGGGGGCTGCTCCTCCGGTGCGCTCGCAGTGCAGCGATCCCCGCCAGACCGGCCGAGCGAAGTGGACTCGGAACCTAACTTCTCAGGCGCTACGTTTTTCCAAGAGCCAACGATTCTCCTCTTTGTCACACACATATTTTCTACCGACTGTTAATCAAAACCACCTGCATCCTCAAAGTGCGTCTGAGCAAGATAACGACCCTTCTTACGGATACCCCTGGAGAACCACAAACAGTGAATCCTCTAGTCAACCAAGCAGCACCCTCTGTGCGTGCAGACACATTATTTTTCTAGACGATCCATTACCTTGAAGAGGGCTACAGGACTGTGTCTGCGGACTCGCATGACCACAATCCATCCTCCGATGACGATCGCTCCCGCGATACTTTGGATGACCTGCAGCCGCTCCGACGTCGGATCACCCGACATCatcgggagagagaggtcaTTTTCCAAGTCAGTCCGGGACGGACTTTGTCCCGCGAGGGAAGGCGGCGTTCCTTGAGCCGCCACATCAAGTACCATGACGGGCACGCAAAGCTCAACCCTCAGCTGCccaagacaaagaagacagagcgacagacgccAGAGACGGTGTGCCTAGGGTCTGGAGAGGGGCAGACACAGACTGCCGTGCTCGCGATAATACTGAACGCGATTCATTAATTATAGAGCGTGATTTGCGAAAGAAGAGTGGAAAAGCCACGCTGGATCGAGTCCACGCCGGCCGAGCTGGGCCGCAGACTAACGTCAAAGTCACCAGCGAATTcggcaagaaaaaaaacgaagctAACGTGGCAACTTCTAAATAGGCGACTGTTTCCAGCGCTGTTCATCTGCACAGAGCGATGCTCTGCGACCCGACCTGGCACTCGCGAGCCAAACAGACGCGTCTTTCAACGAGGAGATGAAAAGGTACCCAATGGCGCGCGAGCGCGCCGCTCTTGTCCTGGAGTTATGTTGCAGAGTGTTGTGTCGCGCATCGAGACTCGGTCGAAATCCGCTTTTCCACGGTTGAATGGCTCGAAGACCCAGTATATCACTTGCCTTGCCAGTCTAACAACAGTCTGCGCAATTTCGTGGAAGCGCATGCCCCCCAGCGTAGCCAGCTCGAGCTGTGACCACGAGACAGTTGTCTCTGAGTATAGGGCGGCAAATTACCAGTTCCAGTGTGTGACGCCGTCGGCGCCAAACAAACAATGCAATTGAGTTTAATCCAAAATGAAACATTGACACGCTGACAACGACTACATCGCAGCAAGATTTGCTCAACCACTGCTCGAGTCACGAGACGAGACAAGTCTCGACAAAATGTGTACAGCATGTACTCATTCTTTGCCCGGCGCTGGGACCGGAGGCAAGGCAGTGACAATGAGGTCAACACATTCCTGCTGCGCGCCAGTGGTGTAGCAGACTTCGTCCTTCACATCATTCACCTCTTTGAAGCACGTCTTCTTGACTGGGAAGGCTTGCATTGTACAGTCGAGTACTGCGTGAGGCCTTGTACACGACACTTCCTGCTCACGGGAGACAACCGCCTTGCACTTGCCCATCTCGTACACTGGGACTGTAGAGCATTTTTCCTTGAAGGTTTGCTCGAAGCACGTGTACTCCTGTTCGTGCTCCACTTCGGCGAAACAGGGCTTTGTAACCTCCACCTCGGTTGTGTAACACTCAGATCTGTAGACAGTCCGAGGACATTTCTTTTCGATAGTCTTCATGAGGCTGGCTTGGCACACTGCTTGGACAGGCACGGTCACGTCAACACACTTTTCCTTGAAGTTCGCCGTTTCGCAGGGATacgtctccgtcctcgtctccaTCTTGAGCGCAGTCTTCTTAATTTCTCGAGGAATCTTCTCGCATACATCCTCGTAAGTCACATCTGTGTATTCGTATGTCTCTGCTCCCTTCTTGGGTCGGCTGCATATCTTCGGAACGGTTTTCTGCACCATGTGGCAAACTTCGTCAGGCAGTGTCTCCGAGCAGGATGACTCAACATCTACTTCCACTTCCTTCTGGCATATCTTAGGGACAACGACTGGAATGTTCTCTTCACATGGATACGATTCTACCTCGTCGACCAccactttcttctttgtgcactcctcttcgttcttctttgcgGGCCCGAGCCTTCTGAGCTTTTTGGAAATAATTGGAGCGCAGGTCGAGATGTAGCTCTCGCGAGGAACTGTCCGCGTACAGGTTTTTGTCACATGCTGCAGCTTCGTCTCAGAGCAATCGTAATTTTCCTGTCGCATTTCCTTCCTCATGCAGGGCTTCTGGACCTGCTTTGTGGTCTTCTGGCATTCCTTCACGTGCACAATCTCGGGACACGGATATTCTTCGGTCTCGACTTTCTCTCGAACGGCTGAGACAATAATAGGCTTCTCGACCTTCTTACACACTGTGTCGTATTCGACCTCGACAACTTCGTACGGGACTGGATGCTGCACTTCCCTTGTGCACTGATTCGCTGCCGTCAACATGTGCGTCTCGCATTCTTGCCGAACTTCAGTTTTCCAGCAGCTGTACTTTTGATCGACAACTGCGCTTTCCAGGCACACGCCTTCGACGGTGTCGGACAAGACCTGGCAGGTGGTCACCTTGTCCACAGCAGGACAGTCCTTTTTCACTTGCTTGACCGTTGTCGACTTGCACACTCGTGATTCCGAGACTGGGATTTTCACGCAGACCTTCTGGGACGACGTAACCGGACAGTCGTACGTTTCCTCGCGGACCACTGTCTCGTAGCATACTGAGGGGACCTCAGTTACGTGTTCGGTACAAACTTCATGGAGCTCGGATCCATCGCAGTCGTAAGGCTGCTGAATTGTCACTTTTGATGTGCAAGGCTGTTGTACCGAAAAAGGGACTTCGAAGCATTTCGTCAGCTTCTCAGTGGGTATTTCAACGGCAGGGGGAAGGGCAACCACAACGGGTGGCTGGCTAATATCCACAGCTTTTTTGTTATcatgtctgcctctctttggCCCAGCAAGGACTCCTTGCATGAGAACAGCACAGACGAGCAAGCTGCTTGCTGTCTTCATCTTGAAACAGAAGGGAAGGATAATGTGCGATAGAACCACGACAAGGCGGCAGGCGAAACCGCAAAAAGTTACCACAGTGCAAGATGCTCGAAAAAtcaaaaacgaagaaggacaaTTATCATTGATCTGACGCGAGCAGGACGTGTGAGTCAGCTGTACCTACACTAGCGAACCTGCTGGTGGTGCTCGTCCGAAGCGTGCATTCGTGGCCGAGTGGCCGATGCCATCACGGAGCGTCTCTTCCGCGGATAAGACACATGAAGTCTCGTTTGAGAGCAACGCTTGATGGTTCGTTTCTAGCGGGCAAGGTGAAGTTTTAGGGTGTCCACAGTGCTTAGGTTTGGGCGGGGGAGTACAGTGTAACTCAGGATGGCGccgaagcaggagaagcagctcaTCATTCGGTGTCATCACAGCCTCAGTTATCTGTCATCACCGTCGTCCATGAGCACAGCAGAGTACTGGCTGTGTCGACAGACCAGCGATCACTGCAGCAAGGTACGACGATGCTGTCAAACCGAGGTCACTTGCGATCTAGCAATCCGGAGACACGATGTCTCGTTACGTTATTAACAAGGTTTATTGTGACCCTTCTGCCATTATGTCTACTAGCAGACACTTTTCGTAGGAGTTACGGTGGCATAGGCTCTAATTTAGCTTATCGATTGAGACAGTTGTCGGGGTCGAAACGCCTTGAGACCGCGGTTAGTATCGCCCCGTCGGCGGCTCAGTCGCTATTTGTGACAGCAACTCGCCACCCAGGAAATCTAGGATTCGCCGGAGAGCAACACCACTGCTGTACCAACAATCCAGTGTATAATAGTTACAAAGCGTCCTCCTTCACAGTGGAGCATTCCAGAAAGTCAAATCATATACTCAGGGCGTGTTCCGGAGTCATCTATTCAGTTTAGCGCACATCAATGACCTTGTCAGACAGTGGGCGgcgctttctcctcctcatACCAACACCTCTCCTTGGATGACAACAAAGGAAGGCAGGGTCAGTTCTGCGTACATGCGTTGTTACACACGAAGTGAGGGATTGCTCGTGCATGTAGCCGGAGG from Toxoplasma gondii ME49 chromosome VIIa, whole genome shotgun sequence carries:
- a CDS encoding hypothetical protein (encoded by transcript TGME49_205110) → MSATSDRLLSCGVSSVVLLNCDFHLCPFEVPVFSLSLCSFRSCFVFSSFRTQFFSLLSSPVTISPFFPVSRLLNFRVCSFRRSRLSSRIRLSPVSLPPTSSFVFCCASFRGGVRLHSRFLAFCLLPSPLELCDFSSSAGTGVSARKNLLGQSRV
- a CDS encoding hypothetical protein (encoded by transcript TGME49_205100~Predicted trans-membrane domain (TMHMM2.0):41-61:73-96), with translation MVLDVAAQGTPPSLAGQSPSRTDLENDLSLPMMSGDPTSERLQVIQSIAGAIVIGGWIVVMRVRRHSPVALFKVYAFLPPVLLLCASAASFVFFSSTPTTLLEDAEEPFSGLPRRRFASESPASSFPTLSQGSWDSIISSGWPEVRRCLGANYAAVATLGLLVQAVLSLWRILAALNHRPVASTPFAEAAGNHPALPNKTETIVSSSVSAGGAGAPHGKKGGKRRGGESRENEEADETAKSLALGQSFQTPGQSPQEEIKETFGCRVWRFEDQVGRHWGEGADWRQTLLWRLADVLVISTVGLPLLYQFSARPQAFLPEARASASAAPWWASLWSPESLSSFRLLHPSSWLCLYATALVPLQLLPDYPSVSLQFFEALCLLLLLLRHSLSRDATLLSPADSLFSLQARGVPGLEASDSFFLCMQALRWSLLRPMANVMSASAARGALPRAEARHSATAALSASQAKRGWVSRFCSFFGGDPRKERKEKKRENSFASKDRLPPPSPHCCFLTNCSSLVVQDPSRSGGVQGLKHIGPPLFVDADGDEAHEFFHVGISK
- a CDS encoding Toxoplasma gondii family D protein (encoded by transcript TGME49_205090~Signal peptide predicted by SignalP 2.0 HMM (probability 0.993) with cleavage site probability 0.988 at residue 19); this encodes MKTASSLLVCAVLMQGVLAGPKRGRHDNKKAVDISQPPVVVALPPAVEIPTEKLTKCFEVPFSVQQPCTSKVTIQQPYDCDGSELHEVCTEHVTEVPSVCYETVVREETYDCPVTSSQKVCVKIPVSESRVCKSTTVKQVKKDCPAVDKVTTCQVLSDTVEGVCLESAVVDQKYSCWKTEVRQECETHMLTAANQCTREVQHPVPYEVVEVEYDTVCKKVEKPIIVSAVREKVETEEYPCPEIVHVKECQKTTKQVQKPCMRKEMRQENYDCSETKLQHVTKTCTRTVPRESYISTCAPIISKKLRRLGPAKKNEEECTKKKVVVDEVESYPCEENIPVVVPKICQKEVEVDVESSCSETLPDEVCHMVQKTVPKICSRPKKGAETYEYTDVTYEDVCEKIPREIKKTALKMETRTETYPCETANFKEKCVDVTVPVQAVCQASLMKTIEKKCPRTVYRSECYTTEVEVTKPCFAEVEHEQEYTCFEQTFKEKCSTVPVYEMGKCKAVVSREQEVSCTRPHAVLDCTMQAFPVKKTCFKEVNDVKDEVCYTTGAQQECVDLIVTALPPVPAPGKE